Proteins encoded together in one Candidatus Rokuibacteriota bacterium window:
- a CDS encoding glycine zipper family protein: MLVGLLLVTGCATIPSGPSVMVLPGTSKNFDQFQTDDAVCRQWASQQTGTTAEKASTQSTLAGAAIGTVVGAAAGAALGAAAGNPGVGAAAGAGVGLLGGTAVGAGRAEAYGGSVQRRYDQSYIQCMYAKGHQVPVARGSRVQQPAAPPPPPPPAPPAAVPPGTPPPPPGPPPPPPPR; this comes from the coding sequence ATGCTTGTCGGGTTGCTGCTCGTGACCGGCTGCGCCACCATTCCGAGCGGCCCGAGCGTCATGGTCTTGCCGGGCACCAGCAAGAACTTCGACCAGTTCCAGACGGATGATGCGGTGTGCCGCCAGTGGGCCTCCCAGCAGACCGGGACCACCGCCGAGAAGGCCTCCACGCAAAGCACCCTGGCGGGGGCCGCCATCGGGACGGTGGTGGGTGCCGCCGCGGGCGCCGCCCTCGGGGCGGCGGCCGGCAACCCGGGCGTGGGAGCGGCCGCCGGGGCCGGGGTCGGCTTGCTCGGGGGAACCGCGGTCGGCGCCGGCCGTGCCGAGGCCTATGGCGGCTCGGTGCAGCGCCGTTACGATCAGAGCTACATCCAGTGCATGTACGCCAAGGGCCATCAGGTCCCGGTCGCCCGCGGGTCGCGCGTGCAGCAGCCGGCAGCGCCCCCGCCGCCGCCCCCGCCGGCACCTCCGGCCGCGGTGCCTCCGGGCACGCCGCCGCCGCCCCCCGGGCCGCCTCCGCCCCCGCCCCCCCGCTAG
- a CDS encoding intradiol ring-cleavage dioxygenase codes for MTRKSTSRRHFLRVTAAVPGVLALGGALASMARAQPLRPTPACGEGTGPTPRQTAGPFFKPHSPRRTSFLEPGVTGRRIVVSGRVLSTDCKPVPGALIDFWHADDRGDYDNAGYRLRGHQLTDDQGRYRLDTIVPGAYPGRTRHFHVKVQAPNRPVLTTQLYLPGEPSNQRDPIFDKDLVVKLQDGPESKLATFDFVLDLTGRVRSGRQIFPLRQVRGHRSDTHRGGQGIA; via the coding sequence ATGACCAGAAAGAGCACGTCGCGTCGACATTTCCTGAGAGTCACCGCCGCAGTGCCGGGCGTGCTGGCGCTTGGCGGGGCGCTGGCGTCGATGGCCCGGGCGCAGCCGCTCAGACCGACTCCGGCCTGCGGTGAGGGCACAGGCCCCACACCCAGGCAGACGGCCGGGCCGTTCTTCAAGCCGCACTCGCCACGGCGGACATCGTTTCTGGAGCCCGGTGTCACCGGAAGGAGGATCGTCGTATCCGGGCGGGTCCTGTCCACCGACTGCAAGCCCGTCCCGGGCGCGCTGATCGACTTCTGGCACGCGGACGACCGCGGCGACTATGACAATGCCGGCTACCGGCTGCGCGGTCACCAGCTCACCGACGACCAGGGCCGTTACCGGCTCGACACGATCGTGCCCGGGGCCTATCCCGGCCGCACGCGCCACTTCCACGTGAAGGTCCAGGCGCCGAACCGTCCAGTCCTCACGACCCAGCTCTACCTTCCCGGCGAGCCGAGCAACCAGCGGGACCCGATCTTCGACAAGGATCTCGTGGTGAAGCTCCAGGACGGGCCCGAAAGCAAGCTTGCGACGTTCGACTTCGTGCTGGACCTCACCGGGCGAGTCCGCTCCGGGCGCCAGATCTTCCCGCTTCGCCAGGTGCGCGGTCATCGTTCCGATACGCACCGCGGCGGCCAGGGCATCGCCTAG
- a CDS encoding peroxiredoxin, producing the protein MALRLGDTAPDFTADSTEGPIRFHEWIGDRWAILFSHPRDFTPVCTTELGYVARLKPELDRRNVKAIGLSIDPVDSHRGWAADIKETQGYAPNFPIIADPAREVADLYGMIHPAHDEVYTVRTVFVIDPKKKIRLTITYPQTTGRNFDEILRVIDSLQLTDAHKVATPVNWRQGEDVIIVPAVGDEEARARFPNGWRALKPYLRLTPQPGREHGRAVP; encoded by the coding sequence ATGGCACTGAGACTTGGAGACACCGCACCCGACTTCACGGCCGACTCCACCGAAGGACCGATCCGCTTCCACGAGTGGATCGGTGACCGCTGGGCGATCCTGTTCTCGCACCCCCGCGACTTCACGCCCGTGTGCACGACGGAGCTCGGCTACGTCGCGCGCCTCAAGCCGGAGCTCGACCGCCGCAACGTGAAGGCGATCGGCCTCTCGATCGATCCCGTGGACTCGCACAGGGGCTGGGCGGCCGACATCAAGGAGACGCAGGGGTACGCGCCGAACTTCCCGATCATTGCCGACCCGGCACGCGAGGTGGCGGACCTGTACGGGATGATCCATCCCGCACACGACGAGGTCTACACCGTGCGTACGGTCTTCGTGATCGACCCCAAGAAGAAGATCCGGCTGACGATCACCTATCCGCAGACCACCGGCCGCAACTTCGACGAGATCCTGCGCGTCATCGACTCGCTCCAGCTCACGGATGCGCACAAGGTGGCGACGCCGGTGAACTGGCGGCAGGGCGAAGATGTCATCATCGTGCCCGCCGTGGGCGACGAGGAGGCGCGGGCGAGGTTCCCGAACGGCTGGCGCGCGCTCAAGCCGTATCTGCGTCTCACGCCACAGCCCGGCCGCGAGCACGGGAGGGCGGTGCCATGA
- a CDS encoding carbonic anhydrase yields MSRVLDDVLEANAAYARSFGDKGRLPMPPARRFAILTCMDARLDPAKYAGLAEGDAHVIRNAGGRASDDAVRSLVISHKLLGTSEWFVIHHTDCGMETFTDHVMRDLLARSLDTARVDANGWHDTGQGGGSTEGEFIDWLTIGDQAQSVIADVRRLRSHPLVPGRIPIYGHIYDVRSGVLVEVTEATKLGAAR; encoded by the coding sequence ATGAGCAGGGTGCTCGACGACGTGCTCGAGGCGAACGCCGCGTACGCCCGGAGCTTCGGCGACAAGGGACGACTGCCGATGCCGCCGGCGCGCCGCTTCGCGATCCTCACCTGCATGGACGCCCGGCTCGACCCGGCGAAGTACGCCGGCCTGGCGGAGGGCGACGCGCACGTCATTCGTAACGCCGGCGGGCGGGCGAGCGACGATGCCGTGCGGTCGCTCGTGATCTCGCACAAGCTGCTCGGAACGAGCGAGTGGTTCGTCATCCACCACACGGACTGCGGAATGGAGACCTTCACCGATCACGTCATGCGTGACCTGCTCGCCCGGAGCCTCGACACCGCCCGGGTGGACGCGAACGGCTGGCACGACACGGGACAGGGCGGGGGCTCCACGGAGGGCGAGTTCATCGACTGGCTCACGATCGGGGACCAGGCGCAGAGCGTGATCGCCGACGTCCGCCGGCTGCGCAGCCATCCGCTGGTTCCCGGCCGCATCCCGATCTACGGCCACATCTACGATGTGCGGAGCGGCGTCCTCGTCGAGGTCACGGAGGCCACGAAGCTCGGGGCCGCCCGGTAG
- a CDS encoding ABC transporter substrate-binding protein — MVAETQGFFAKNNLRPEFIDALGGPDTVQAVVAGSADFGVAATDSMIRGVNKGAPIAMIAGGAYPALALVTAPTIDTYDKLRGKRIAVVSVTAGSTLFLIELLRAHGLGERDFEFVLSGNTPTRLAAITAGAVQGTVLSPPEDLTAQKAGFRVLGYVNEAARFVFISHMVSKSFAAKNRAATVAYARAIRDANRFLLDPANRAASVSVLTKYTKTPQDRAEATYDTVVGKLKGFVKDAALTPEDLAGMLRVIERTDKITGLRPETFIDPSYLREAGQR, encoded by the coding sequence ATGGTCGCCGAGACGCAGGGCTTCTTCGCAAAGAACAATCTGCGGCCCGAGTTCATCGATGCGCTGGGTGGTCCGGACACCGTTCAGGCGGTCGTTGCAGGGTCGGCGGATTTCGGTGTCGCCGCGACCGACTCGATGATCCGGGGAGTCAACAAGGGCGCGCCGATCGCGATGATCGCAGGGGGCGCCTATCCCGCGCTCGCCCTCGTCACCGCACCAACCATCGACACGTACGACAAGCTTCGCGGCAAGCGAATCGCGGTGGTGAGCGTCACGGCCGGCTCCACTCTGTTCCTCATCGAGTTGCTCCGGGCCCACGGGCTCGGCGAGAGGGACTTCGAATTCGTCCTGTCCGGCAATACGCCGACGCGTCTGGCCGCGATCACCGCCGGCGCGGTGCAAGGCACGGTGCTCTCGCCGCCCGAAGACCTCACCGCGCAGAAGGCCGGGTTCAGGGTGCTCGGCTACGTCAACGAAGCGGCCCGGTTCGTGTTCATCAGCCACATGGTGAGCAAGTCCTTCGCCGCGAAGAACCGCGCGGCCACCGTCGCCTACGCCAGAGCGATCCGCGATGCGAACCGCTTCCTGCTCGACCCGGCCAACAGGGCGGCTTCCGTGTCCGTGCTCACGAAGTACACGAAGACGCCCCAGGACAGGGCCGAGGCCACGTACGACACGGTCGTCGGCAAGCTGAAGGGCTTCGTGAAAGACGCAGCCCTGACGCCCGAGGACCTTGCTGGCATGCTCAGGGTCATCGAACGCACAGACAAGATCACGGGCCTCAGGCCCGAGACGTTCATCGACCCGTCATACCTCCGGGAGGCCGGCCAGCGGTGA
- a CDS encoding extracellular solute-binding protein — translation MKSRREFLKIALAVGATAPSRGWAAGRQLEKELVFSGRGGSLGDVWKRSVIPPFEKKFNCKVTYVTNDSTPAFAKIVAERHRPQTDVLWATDQTHQQGVAMGVFEKFDASQVPNLANLYDFARYKNNVGVWWSVGAAVMEYNAQIYKERNIPAPTSWSDFWVPEVKGRVLWMDLTTLQGLVSFLMINKLAGGSEKNVDPGFNLLKSHLKDVVGIVSSPSQVDEMLQQKSAWLVPNQLARVLLLKGAGVPVEAGYPKEGIPATGLQLEVIKGAPHPNLGLEFVNWVLTDEMQLIVARDMALGPVSKTLRLDPKVAARVIYGEDKVSRLVNFDYDVIGANFGKWVERWNREFAR, via the coding sequence ATGAAGAGCAGACGTGAGTTTCTGAAGATTGCTCTGGCAGTGGGTGCCACGGCGCCCTCCCGCGGTTGGGCCGCTGGCAGGCAGCTCGAGAAGGAGCTGGTGTTCTCGGGGCGCGGCGGCTCCCTCGGGGACGTTTGGAAGAGGAGCGTGATCCCCCCCTTCGAGAAGAAGTTCAACTGCAAGGTCACCTACGTGACGAACGACTCGACCCCCGCCTTCGCGAAGATCGTCGCCGAACGGCACCGGCCCCAGACCGACGTGCTGTGGGCCACCGACCAGACCCATCAGCAGGGCGTCGCGATGGGCGTCTTCGAGAAGTTCGACGCCAGCCAGGTTCCCAACCTGGCCAACCTGTATGACTTCGCCAGGTACAAGAACAACGTCGGGGTGTGGTGGAGCGTTGGCGCCGCCGTCATGGAGTACAACGCGCAGATCTACAAGGAGAGGAACATCCCGGCCCCCACCTCGTGGAGCGACTTCTGGGTTCCAGAGGTCAAGGGCCGCGTCCTCTGGATGGACCTGACAACGCTCCAGGGTCTGGTCTCCTTCTTGATGATCAACAAGCTCGCCGGCGGCTCCGAGAAGAACGTCGACCCCGGCTTCAACCTCCTCAAGTCCCACCTCAAGGACGTCGTCGGCATCGTGAGCTCGCCGTCCCAGGTCGACGAAATGCTCCAGCAGAAGTCGGCATGGCTCGTGCCGAATCAGCTGGCCCGCGTCCTCCTGCTCAAGGGCGCCGGCGTCCCCGTCGAAGCGGGCTATCCGAAGGAGGGAATCCCGGCCACGGGCTTGCAGCTCGAGGTCATCAAGGGCGCACCGCACCCCAACCTGGGCCTGGAGTTCGTCAACTGGGTCCTGACTGACGAGATGCAGCTCATCGTTGCCCGCGACATGGCGCTCGGACCCGTTTCCAAGACGCTCAGGCTCGACCCGAAGGTGGCCGCGCGGGTGATCTACGGTGAGGACAAGGTCTCCAGGCTCGTGAACTTCGACTACGACGTCATCGGGGCCAACTTCGGGAAGTGGGTCGAGCGCTGGAACAGGGAGTTCGCCAGGTAG
- a CDS encoding acyclic terpene utilization AtuA family protein, with protein sequence MVEIRVLAPTGMLGTGFSEVSFWQAFEKFDPHFIGCDAGSTDSGPDKLGTGKCQFSRPACKRDLRLMVLAARRYGIPLLVGSAGTAGADPNLAWLSDIVAEIAREEGLHFRLALIHAEQDRSYLKRRLREGRIRPLEPAPELTEAVIDRSEHIVGMMGSEPFVKALDGGADVVLAGRSSDTSIYAAIPMTKGFPPGLVWHAAKILECGAAAVVRRSAPDGMIAWIRSDHFVLEPVNPTMVCSPVSVAAHTLYENGSPYILHEPSGHLDTSDATYEAVSDRAVKVSGSRFVQGDQYTVKLEGAEKVGYQTIVVAGVRDPLIIAQIDDWLAEVRERAERRANEFLAGSSSSSYSIHFRVYGKNGVMGALEPVREVRGHELCLIIEVTASTQEHATGIAASTAHIAVHNPIPQWTGLITGLAFPHAPQEIERGAVYRFNMNHLVFPDDPCEMFPIEHVQL encoded by the coding sequence GTGGTCGAGATTCGCGTCCTGGCTCCGACGGGCATGCTGGGCACCGGTTTCTCGGAGGTGTCCTTCTGGCAGGCCTTCGAGAAGTTTGACCCTCATTTCATCGGCTGTGACGCTGGCTCGACCGACAGCGGTCCCGACAAGCTGGGGACGGGCAAGTGTCAGTTTTCCCGCCCGGCCTGCAAGCGAGACCTCCGGCTCATGGTCCTGGCGGCACGCCGGTACGGCATCCCGCTCCTGGTCGGTTCCGCCGGGACCGCCGGGGCGGACCCGAATCTGGCCTGGCTGTCCGACATCGTCGCCGAGATCGCCCGCGAGGAAGGACTGCACTTCCGCCTGGCGCTCATTCATGCAGAGCAGGACCGCAGCTACCTGAAGCGACGGCTCCGCGAAGGTCGCATCAGGCCCCTCGAGCCGGCGCCCGAACTCACCGAGGCGGTGATCGACCGCAGCGAGCACATCGTCGGCATGATGGGCTCTGAGCCCTTCGTCAAGGCGCTGGACGGTGGGGCTGATGTGGTGCTCGCCGGCCGCTCCAGCGATACGTCCATCTATGCGGCCATCCCGATGACGAAGGGGTTCCCGCCCGGCCTTGTCTGGCACGCCGCCAAGATCCTCGAATGCGGGGCGGCGGCGGTTGTCCGACGTTCGGCGCCGGACGGGATGATCGCCTGGATCCGGAGCGACCACTTCGTCCTCGAGCCGGTCAACCCGACGATGGTCTGCTCCCCGGTGAGCGTGGCCGCGCACACGCTGTACGAGAACGGGAGCCCCTACATCCTTCACGAACCGTCGGGGCACCTCGACACGTCCGACGCCACCTATGAGGCGGTGAGCGACCGCGCAGTGAAGGTGAGCGGGAGCCGGTTCGTGCAGGGCGACCAGTATACCGTCAAGCTGGAGGGGGCCGAGAAGGTCGGGTACCAGACCATCGTCGTGGCAGGCGTTCGCGACCCACTGATCATTGCCCAGATCGACGACTGGCTGGCCGAGGTCCGGGAGAGGGCAGAGCGCCGCGCCAACGAGTTTCTCGCCGGCTCCTCGTCGAGCAGCTACAGCATCCATTTCCGCGTCTACGGCAAGAATGGTGTGATGGGCGCCCTGGAGCCGGTCCGGGAGGTCCGCGGCCACGAGCTGTGCCTCATCATCGAGGTGACTGCGAGCACCCAGGAGCACGCCACGGGCATCGCCGCCAGCACGGCCCACATTGCCGTCCACAACCCGATCCCTCAGTGGACCGGCCTGATCACCGGCCTCGCCTTTCCCCACGCGCCCCAGGAGATCGAGCGCGGCGCCGTCTACCGGTTCAACATGAACCACCTGGTATTCCCGGACGATCCGTGTGAGATGTTCCCCATTGAGCACGTCCAGCTCTAG
- a CDS encoding DUF4387 domain-containing protein — protein sequence MPRLGELAQLIRSKNAGPFQLTFDIMFQDRATYERVLGSGALTVELFSRLYNTRPADVHLIPYSAGLAIKVTIPRPVFEGDLKDTDIYGGQQYGPLVDLEIP from the coding sequence ATGCCGAGACTCGGCGAACTGGCCCAGCTCATCCGCAGCAAGAACGCCGGGCCCTTCCAGCTCACCTTTGACATCATGTTCCAGGACCGGGCCACGTACGAGCGCGTGCTCGGTTCCGGGGCCCTGACCGTGGAGCTGTTCTCTCGGCTGTACAACACGCGGCCGGCCGACGTCCATTTGATCCCGTACAGCGCCGGGCTGGCGATCAAGGTGACCATCCCGCGGCCCGTCTTCGAGGGCGACCTCAAGGACACCGATATCTACGGCGGGCAGCAGTACGGCCCGCTGGTGGATCTGGAGATCCCGTAG
- a CDS encoding hydantoinase/oxoprolinase family protein: protein MSTTCDGPPRPSIAVDIGGTFTDVVLRRPADEVTRAKVLTDARQPAEGVMRGVRKALAESGIALADCDVFLHATTLATNAIIERSGPRIGLITNRNFRDTLEMAHEDRYDIYQLNLSVAPPLIPRELRLGVRGRIDVHGTAVEDVDDTDIEQRLAQLVEAGCRGVGVCLLHSYVNPAHEQRVREIAAGHYPDLDVTLSSDVLPEIREYERTVVVVVNAYLRPIVRSYLEALVGALRAEGYQQDVFVMSSAGGVVPVEEAERFPVRLVESGPAAGAVFAACFAASVGIYAGTVLSLDMGGTTAKASVIRGGTPIVEPELEVARQERFKPGSGIPIKLPSVDLIEIGAGGGSIAWLDSLGLLRVGPRSAGSQPGPACYGLEGTLPTVTDADLILGHLSPDYFLGGNMRLDVKAAEQSIREWICRPLDLSVPEAAAAIRSVVDEHMAAAARLHAVERGLDPAVMTLVAFGGAGPVHACEVATRLGIDTVVCPLGAGVASALGLMASRQIGEVSRSWIQRLDRLDWTGLNALLEGMRGAALARLTASGVYSRDVVVERVVDARYVGQGYEVTVDLPPDRLTPTSGEALLAGFRECYERRFGRQVGLAIPIEGVTWRVRVARSPLASLPRVSPRAFGEDGQGALKGMRACLFDARHGYVETPVYDHYRTRPGDRLTGPAIVEEEECTVVVPPDFTASVLGDLSLVMRRRG from the coding sequence GTGAGCACCACCTGTGATGGCCCGCCGCGACCGAGCATCGCAGTTGACATCGGCGGCACGTTCACGGATGTGGTACTGCGGCGGCCGGCGGACGAGGTGACGCGCGCCAAGGTCTTGACGGATGCGCGCCAGCCGGCCGAGGGAGTCATGCGCGGGGTGCGGAAGGCCCTCGCGGAGTCCGGTATCGCCCTCGCCGATTGCGACGTGTTCCTTCACGCCACCACTCTCGCGACCAACGCCATCATCGAGCGATCCGGGCCTCGTATCGGCCTGATCACCAATCGCAACTTCCGGGACACGCTCGAAATGGCTCACGAGGACCGCTACGACATCTACCAGCTGAACCTCAGCGTCGCGCCGCCGCTCATTCCGCGGGAGCTCCGGCTGGGCGTTCGGGGGCGCATCGACGTCCACGGGACGGCAGTCGAGGACGTCGACGACACCGACATCGAGCAGCGGCTCGCACAGTTGGTGGAAGCGGGTTGCCGGGGCGTGGGGGTCTGCCTGCTCCACTCCTACGTGAACCCTGCTCACGAGCAGCGCGTTCGAGAGATTGCCGCCGGCCACTATCCCGACCTCGATGTGACCCTGTCTTCCGACGTGCTCCCGGAGATCCGCGAATACGAGCGGACCGTCGTCGTGGTCGTCAATGCCTATCTGCGGCCGATCGTTCGCTCCTACCTCGAGGCTCTGGTGGGAGCGCTGCGCGCCGAAGGCTATCAGCAAGACGTCTTCGTCATGTCGTCGGCCGGTGGTGTCGTGCCCGTCGAGGAGGCCGAGCGCTTCCCGGTCCGCCTCGTCGAGTCCGGGCCGGCCGCCGGGGCCGTGTTCGCGGCCTGCTTCGCAGCGAGCGTCGGGATCTATGCCGGCACGGTCCTCTCGCTCGACATGGGTGGCACCACGGCGAAGGCGTCCGTGATCAGGGGAGGAACCCCGATCGTCGAACCGGAGCTGGAGGTGGCCCGGCAGGAGCGTTTCAAGCCGGGCAGCGGCATCCCGATCAAGCTGCCCAGCGTCGACCTGATCGAGATCGGAGCCGGCGGCGGCAGCATCGCCTGGCTCGATTCACTCGGCCTGCTCCGGGTGGGGCCGCGCAGCGCGGGGTCGCAGCCGGGCCCTGCGTGCTACGGTCTCGAGGGCACGCTGCCGACGGTCACCGATGCCGACCTGATTCTGGGCCACCTCAGCCCCGACTACTTCCTGGGCGGGAATATGCGGCTGGACGTGAAGGCTGCCGAGCAGTCCATTCGCGAATGGATCTGCCGGCCGCTGGACCTGTCGGTGCCGGAGGCGGCCGCCGCGATCCGGTCCGTCGTGGACGAGCACATGGCCGCCGCCGCCCGGTTGCACGCCGTCGAGCGCGGTCTCGACCCGGCGGTGATGACGCTGGTCGCCTTCGGCGGCGCCGGCCCGGTGCACGCCTGTGAGGTGGCAACGCGTCTCGGGATCGACACCGTGGTGTGCCCCCTGGGGGCGGGCGTGGCATCGGCGCTCGGGCTGATGGCGTCACGTCAGATCGGCGAAGTGAGCCGCTCGTGGATCCAACGGCTCGACCGCCTCGACTGGACCGGTCTCAACGCGCTCCTGGAGGGGATGCGTGGGGCCGCGCTCGCGCGGCTGACCGCGAGCGGCGTCTACTCGCGCGATGTGGTCGTCGAGCGGGTGGTCGACGCCCGGTACGTTGGCCAGGGCTACGAAGTGACCGTCGATCTCCCGCCCGATCGGCTCACCCCCACGTCCGGCGAGGCGCTCCTGGCCGGCTTCAGGGAGTGCTACGAACGCCGCTTTGGACGGCAAGTCGGTCTGGCTATTCCGATCGAGGGCGTGACGTGGCGAGTCCGGGTCGCACGGTCTCCGCTCGCCAGCCTCCCGCGCGTCTCGCCACGGGCGTTCGGCGAGGACGGCCAGGGCGCGCTGAAGGGGATGCGCGCCTGCCTCTTCGACGCCCGCCACGGGTACGTCGAGACGCCGGTGTACGACCATTACCGCACGCGCCCGGGGGACCGGTTGACCGGCCCGGCGATCGTCGAGGAGGAGGAGTGCACCGTGGTGGTCCCACCCGACTTCACGGCGTCTGTGCTGGGAGACCTGAGCCTGGTGATGAGGAGGCGAGGGTGA
- a CDS encoding hydantoinase B/oxoprolinase family protein: MIVERGTYGSLETALARLGSVVDEAATAIKRTAFSTIVRESSDLTCTLFDATGRSLSQSAVSIPAFCGTMPLTMRAFLDHLPASAWRPGDMLITNDPWLGTGHLPDVNIASPVFRGGHLVAFICVVAHMPDIGGRVWAADSPEIYHEGLRVPICLLAEQGRVNQAVVDILRANVRLPDQVIGDLNSMLNAVRVAETRLTQIMADLNLERFEPISTEIARRCEQAMRAALRRLPDGRYEARREGEGIGSEFVIELAVTVAGDGLTLDFTGTSPQVPAAINSTFGYTAAYAYYALKCLLNPDLPNHEGAFAPITLVVPEGSILNCRHPAATSSRGLVGQCVVDTINQALAPAVPTAPAESGTPRPIAVVSGEQDDGRRFVSVIPLHSGMGAGPSWDGLSCVAYPTNTRNTPTEILELTVPVLIAAKGFAAGSGGAGTFRGGLGQYFAFTFRGRAGLLSILAQRVRYPARGLDGGGPGSLARFLVNGEPANTNGTTPLAPGDFVEMWTAGGAGYGDPALRDPAAAAADEARGYRVPAGQADS; encoded by the coding sequence GTGATTGTCGAGCGCGGCACGTACGGCTCCCTGGAGACTGCCCTGGCCCGGCTGGGCTCGGTGGTCGACGAGGCGGCGACGGCGATCAAGCGGACGGCGTTCTCGACGATCGTCCGCGAGAGCAGCGACCTGACCTGCACCCTTTTCGACGCAACCGGCCGGTCTTTGAGCCAATCGGCGGTCAGCATCCCGGCATTCTGCGGGACGATGCCGCTGACGATGCGCGCCTTTCTGGACCACCTGCCGGCTTCGGCATGGCGGCCCGGCGACATGCTGATCACCAACGATCCGTGGCTGGGGACCGGCCACCTGCCCGACGTCAACATCGCGAGCCCGGTGTTTCGCGGCGGCCACCTGGTGGCGTTCATCTGCGTCGTCGCCCACATGCCCGACATCGGCGGCCGCGTCTGGGCAGCGGACAGCCCGGAGATCTACCACGAGGGGCTGCGAGTCCCGATCTGCCTCTTGGCCGAGCAGGGACGCGTGAATCAGGCCGTCGTGGACATCTTGCGCGCCAACGTGCGGCTGCCCGATCAGGTCATCGGCGACCTGAACAGCATGCTCAACGCCGTGCGGGTGGCCGAGACGCGGTTGACGCAGATCATGGCCGACTTGAACCTCGAGCGTTTCGAACCCATCTCGACGGAGATCGCCCGGCGCTGCGAGCAGGCCATGCGGGCGGCGCTGCGCCGCCTGCCTGACGGCAGATACGAGGCGAGGCGGGAGGGCGAAGGGATCGGCTCCGAGTTCGTCATCGAGCTGGCGGTGACGGTGGCCGGCGATGGCCTCACCCTGGACTTCACCGGGACGTCACCGCAGGTTCCCGCGGCGATCAACTCAACATTCGGCTACACGGCCGCCTACGCGTATTACGCGCTGAAGTGCCTGCTCAACCCCGACCTCCCCAACCACGAGGGCGCCTTCGCACCGATCACGCTGGTGGTGCCCGAGGGTTCCATCCTGAACTGCCGGCATCCCGCGGCGACCAGCTCGAGAGGCCTCGTCGGGCAGTGCGTCGTCGACACGATCAATCAAGCGCTGGCCCCCGCCGTTCCGACCGCTCCCGCCGAAAGCGGGACACCTCGCCCGATCGCGGTCGTGAGCGGCGAGCAGGACGACGGACGGCGCTTCGTCTCGGTGATCCCGCTCCACAGCGGGATGGGCGCGGGGCCGAGCTGGGACGGTCTTTCATGCGTCGCCTACCCGACCAACACAAGGAACACGCCCACGGAAATCCTCGAATTGACCGTTCCAGTGCTCATCGCCGCCAAGGGGTTCGCCGCCGGCTCGGGCGGCGCCGGCACGTTCCGCGGTGGCCTGGGCCAGTACTTCGCCTTCACCTTTCGGGGCCGGGCAGGGCTGCTCTCCATCCTCGCGCAGCGGGTCCGGTACCCGGCGCGAGGACTGGACGGCGGTGGGCCTGGCTCCCTCGCCCGGTTCCTGGTGAACGGCGAGCCCGCGAATACCAACGGGACCACGCCCCTGGCGCCCGGCGATTTCGTCGAGATGTGGACGGCGGGGGGCGCGGGCTACGGCGACCCGGCCCTTCGGGACCCGGCGGCCGCTGCCGCCGACGAAGCCCGTGGCTACCGCGTGCCGGCCGGGCAGGCCGATTCGTGA